TTCCACCGGATTCCCGGATGGCGCGTTATGACGAGGGGGTGCTCGGCATGGACGAAGAAGAGCGGGTCGAACTGATCGACCTGGTCGAGGCCAACGACCTCACCGGCATGCGATTGTGGCTGGCCGAGCATCCCCCCTACGAGATCGCCGACGAACTCGCGCGCATGGACAGCCATCTGGCCGCCGTCCCCTTCCGGCTGCTCGACAAGGACCGCGAACTGGAGGTCTTCGAGGAGCTCGACCCCTTCCACCAGCAGGAGATCCTCGTCGGGCTGCGGGACGGGGCCTTCCGCGAGCTGCTGGAGGAGATGGACCCCGACGACCGCGCGCGGTTGATCGGGGAGGCGCCGGCCAAGATCGCCACGCGGGCGCTGGCCGGGCTCAGCCCCTCCGAGCGCAAGATGACGGCGGCCCTGCTGGGCTACCCGGAGGAGTCCGTCGGCCGGTACATGACGCCGGAGACGGTCATCCTGCACCGCGACCTCACGGTGGGGCGGGCGCTGGAGGTCGTGCGCGCGAGGGGAACCGACGCCGAGACCGTCGACATCCTGCCCGTGGTCGACGACGGGCGGCGCCTGGCCGGGACGGTGCGGCTCAGCGACCTCGTCGTCAGCGAACCCGAGACCGCGATCAAGGACGTCGTCGACGTCCTGGTGCCCCGAGTGCGGGCCACCGAGCCGGCCGAGGACGCGGCCCGCCTCGTTCAGCAGGCGAACCTGGTCGCGCTGCCGGTCGTGGACTCGGAGGAGCGCTTCGTCGGCCTGCTGACCTTCGACGACGCCCTGGAGCTCATCGAGGCCGCCGACTCCGAGGACATCGCCCGGCAGTCCGGCGCCAGCCCGGTGGCCGGGCACTACGTCGCCGTGGGCGTGCTGCGCCTGGCCCGGGCGCGGTCGGTGTGGCTGCTG
This sequence is a window from Spinactinospora alkalitolerans. Protein-coding genes within it:
- the mgtE gene encoding magnesium transporter, yielding MDEEERVELIDLVEANDLTGMRLWLAEHPPYEIADELARMDSHLAAVPFRLLDKDRELEVFEELDPFHQQEILVGLRDGAFRELLEEMDPDDRARLIGEAPAKIATRALAGLSPSERKMTAALLGYPEESVGRYMTPETVILHRDLTVGRALEVVRARGTDAETVDILPVVDDGRRLAGTVRLSDLVVSEPETAIKDVVDVLVPRVRATEPAEDAARLVQQANLVALPVVDSEERFVGLLTFDDALELIEAADSEDIARQSGASPVAGHYVAVGVLRLARARSVWLLLLIVASTLTVNVMQGFEGTLEEVTALALFVPMLTGTGGNVGSQSATAIVRALAVGEVRIRDLPGVAWKESRVGFLLGIMLALIALIIGSSLVGFDIAVAVAASVIAICTWAAVIGSSMPLLARRMGVDPAVVSAPMVATLVDATGLLIYFTVARAVLGI